The following coding sequences are from one Culex quinquefasciatus strain JHB chromosome 1, VPISU_Cqui_1.0_pri_paternal, whole genome shotgun sequence window:
- the LOC119769590 gene encoding uncharacterized protein LOC119769590: MCQVSVRLDSLDQLKNDFLDVQNNIEKLDEPNNLDANIAQRVDFEQRYCDIKGFLLSKRPVDLNQTLEMSTMSHSHSHNFHLRLPKIELPQFDGDYSRWLSFRDTFVSMIHANSDIPTVAKLQYLLQSLGPTAKKPYESVDIKADNYFTTWSAILKRYDDKRHLKRQLFRGLYDLPAVPEECASAIHNLADDFQRHVKALEKLDELVQHWDTPLVNMLSYKLDQATLRAWEEKNSEKADVKYDDMIEFLYQRVRVLEASGSESKQSASAKVAGSSSKQSRPRFVANAASSSSSNGSCLLGCSENHHLRRCPVFLGKDVQQRRDLVAQKRLCWNCLSAGHPARKCGSKFSCQTCKQKHHSLVHVSSPTRVSSTPAVTSVTIDQPSNTASANAAPVGSSSTTPQVSMAVQTACNTVLLETVVVNVVDDHGKKHKARALLDSASMSNFMSGQLAKNLYNRPIKVDVAVAGIGVSTQRVRSAITAAIESRNTTFSTKLEFLILRQPSAELPTVPIDVSTWKLPDIVLADQRFNVPEPIDLVIGSESFWELHTGRKISLGAGLPWLSAVNDRLEAAIQRFWEVETIPEGPAHSVDENRCEEFFAKTTTRDATGRYVTIAERRFLGLERRLDRDPATKEAYHKFMHEYLSLGHMELVDGPVDYRRPHCYLPHHPVFKQSSTTTKVRVVFDASCKTSSGYSVNEKMLVGPVVQPDLLSTLLKFRFQAVALVADVEKMYRQVLVHPDDRPLQRIVWRFNPTDPISTYELRTVTYGTASAPFLATRTLAQIAQDNKELHPDAAEAVARDFYVDDLISGAPDVETAIKLRREISTMLAAAGFPLKKWASNAPEVLRDIPPEDLALLPVYDLQDGQTVTTLGIVWDPQTDTLCFRVQLPPPASVLSKRKVMSYIAQIWDPFGLVGPTTLKAKLFMQRLWALKHKGEACAWDTPLPLKIQLEWKEFHMLLHMLSQAYGACCYVRAAAANGVTTRLLSSKSKVASLSSHDSINKLELNGGRLSTQLYKKVKKALNLSDAVPVFFWTDSLTVLHWLNSLPSRWKTYVANRVSQIQLCTSRHVWGHVPGVDNPADYISRGLSPLELLDCLCWWFGPLWLKQNPDYWPKTVLTAADASAVTKEERKVPIVAMTTVEADFSNRVFSLTSSFPKLRRDIAFCQRFLSKLRERSVQRRDAPEQYAPPTVGKVTTPLSVTPLSTHELQHAEFSLVRLAQQEHYAEEISDLSGGERVSKSSPLKWLNPFVDEKRILRVGGRLRNAKLTHESKHPIVLSARHPLTALLASYFHEKLLHAGPALMLATLRQKYWILGGRNLVKSVYHRCHTCFRSKPTLVIQSIADLPASRVAPTRPFSVCGVDYCGPFYIKSPVRNRAPTKVYVAIFVCFSTKAVHIELVSDLSTPAFIAALRRLVARRGQVVELNSDNATAFKGAANALHRVYQMLKVEQVDRNEIFTWCAENGIRWKFIPPRAPHFGGLWEAAVKSAKTHLLKTMGTTSANYEDMLTLLAQIEMCLNSPTHAHAGRPGRR; encoded by the exons ATGTGCCAAGTGTCAGTGCGACTCGATTCCCTGGATCAGCTGAAGAACGACTTCCTGGACGTGCAGAACAACATCGAGAAGTTGGATGAGCCGAACAATCTGGACGCGAACATTGCTCAGCGGGTCGACTTCGAGCAGCGCTACTGTGACATCAAGGGATTTTTGCTCTCCAAGCGACCTGTCGATCTCAACCAAACATTGGAGATGTCTACGATGTCTCACTCGCACTCGCACAATTTCCACCTGCGTCTCCCGAAGATCGAATTGCCGCAGTTCGACGGAGACTACTCACGCTGGTTGTCCTTCCGGGACACTTTTGTGTCGATGATCCATGCCAACTCGGACATACCAACTGTAGCCAAGCTGCAGTACCTGCTGCAGTCGTTGGGACCGACAGCCAAGAAGCCTTACGAATCCGTCGATATCAAGGCTGACAACTACTTCACGACGTGGTCAGCGATACTCAAGCGGTACGACGACAAGCGTCACCTGAAGCGACAGCTGTTCAGAGGTTTGTACGATTTGCCAGCAGTGCCAGAGGAGTGTGCGTCTGCGATCCACAACTTGGCTGATGACTTCCAACGCCACGTGAAGGCGCTCGAGAAGTTGGACGAACTTGTGCAGCATTGGGACACGCCGCTGGTAAACATGCTGTCGTACAAGTTGGATCAAGCGACGTTGCGAGCGTGGGAGGAGAAGAATAGCGAGAAGGCCGACGTTAAGTACGACGACATGATCGAGTTCTTGTACCAACGGGTACGCGTTTTGGAAGCTAGCGGATCGGAGTCCAAGCAGTCGGCATCGGCAAAGGTGGCCGGTTCCTCATCGAAACAATCTCGGCCGAGGTTCGTTGCCAACGCTGCCTCTTCCTCCAGCTCGAACGGTTCGTGCTTGCTTGGGTGTTCGGAGAACCATCATCTACGCAGATGTCCAGTGTTTCTTGGGAAGGATGTGCAGCAACGCCGAGACCTGGTTGCGCAGAAACGGCTGTGCTGGAACTGTCTCTCGGCTGGCCACCCGGCCAGGAAGTGTGGGTCCAAGTTCTCGTGCCAAACTTGTAAGCAGAAACACCATTCACTTGTGCACGTCTCGTCTCCGACGAGGGTTTCATCGACTCCTGCTGTGACTTCCGTCACAATTGATCAACCGTCCAACACCGCGTCGGCGAACGCGGCCCCGGTAGGCTCAAGTTCTACCACTCCACAAGTCAGCATGGCAGTGCAAACTGCATGCAACACGGTTCTGCTGGAGACGGTTGTGGTGAATGTGGTTGACGATCACGGCAAGAAGCACAAGGCGCGAGCGTTGCTGGACTCAGCTTCGATGTCAAACTTCATGTCGGGTCAGCTGGCAAAGAACCTCTACAATCGGCCGATCAAGGTGGACGTCGCAGTAGCTGGGATTGGAGTTTCAACGCAACGAGTTCGCAGCGCAATCACGGCCGCGATCGAGTCCAGGAACACAACGTTTTCTACGAAGCTGGAGTTCCTGATCCTGAGGCAGCCTTCTGCAGAGCTGCCAACCGTGCCGATAGACGTGTCGACATGGAAACTTCCGGATATTGTGCTGGCAGATCAACGCTTCAACGTACCTGAACCGATCGACCTGGTGATCGGCAGTGAATCGTTCTGGGAACTGCACACTGGGCGGAAGATCTCGCTTGGAGCAGGTCTTCCATGG CTTTCAGCTGTGAACGATCGTCTGGAGGCTGCAATCCAGAGATTCTGGGAAGTTGAGACGATCCCGGAAGGCCCCGCTCACTCTGTCGACGAGAATCGCTGCGAGGAGTTCTTCGCCAAGACGACCACCCGTGACGCTACAGGAAGGTACGTG ACCATCGCAGAGCGCCGCTTTCTCGGCCTGGAACGTCGATTGGATCGAGATCCTGCGACGAAGGAGGCCTACCACAAGTTTATGCACGAGTATCTGTCGCTGGGCCACATGGAGTTGGTGGACGGACCTGTGGACTACCGGAGGCCACACTGCTACTTGCCGCACCACCCTGTCTTCAAACAATCAAGCACAACGACGAAGGTCAGGGTCGTCTTCGACGCGTCGTGCAAGACGTCGTCCGGCTACTCGGTGAATGAAAAGATGCTCGTTGGACCGGTCGTTCAACCGGACCTGCTGTCGACGCTGCTGAAGTTCCGGTTTCAAGCGGTCGCACTGGTGGCGGACGTCGAAAAGATGTACCGTCAAGTGCTCGTGCATCCTGACGATCGGCCTCTGCAGCGGATTGTTTGGCGATTCAACCCGACGGATCCCATCTCGACCTACGAATTGCGGACGGTCACCTACGGCACGGCAAGCGCTCCCTTTCTGGCAACCAGAACGCTCGCTCAGATCGCGCAAGACAACAAAGAACTCCACCCGGACGCTGCTGAAGCTGTTGCACGAGATTTCTACGTCGACGACTTGATCTCTGGTGCGCCGGACGTGGAAACGGCGATCAAACTGCGCCGCGAGATATCTACGAtgcttgctgctgctggttttcCGCTCAAGAAGTGGGCGTCTAACGCCCCTGAAGTGCTACGAGACATTCCACCCGAGGATCTTGCACTTCTGCCGGTTTACGACCTGCAAGATGGTCAAACTGTAACCACACTCGGCATCGTTTGGGACCCACAGACAGACACCCTCTGTTTCCGGGTCCAACTACCACCCCCTGCGTCGGTGCTCTCAAAGCGCAAAGTGATGTCTTACATCGCACAGATTTGGGACCCGTTTGGACTGGTTGGTCCAACAACATTGAAGGCGAAGCTGTTTATGCAGCGCTTGTGGGCGCTCAAACACAAAGGAGAAGCCTGCGCGTGGGACACCCCGCTCCCACTCAAGATCCAGCTGGAATGGAAGGAGTTCCACATGCTGCTGCACATGCTCAGCCAG GCTTACGGCGCCTGCTGTTACGTCCGAGCTGCGGCCGCCAACGGAGTTACCACTCGTCTGCTGTCCTCGAAGTCCAAGGTCGCGTCGCTGTCGTCCCATGACTCGATCAACAAATTGGAGCTAAATGGTGGCCGGCTCTCTACGCAGCTGTACAAGAAAGTCAAGAAAGCCCTGAACCTGTCTGATGCCGTTCCAGTCTTCTTCTGGACAGATTCGCTTACGGTTCTTCACTGGTTGAACTCTCTGCCCAGCCGTTGGAAGACGTACGTCGCGAATAGGGTGTCCCAAATCCAGCTGTGCACTAGCCGCCATGTCTGGGGACACGTACCCGGCGTCGACAATCCCGCCGACTACATCTCTCGAGGACTGAGCCCGCTGGAACTGCTCGATTGTCTGTGTTGGTGGTTTGGGCCCCTTTGGCTGAAGCAAAACCCGGACTACTGGCCAAAAACTGTGTTGACAGCCGCAGACGCTTCAGCTGTAACCAAGGAAGAACGCAAGGTGCCGATCGTTGCGATGACCACCGTCGAGGCTGATTTCAGCAACCGTGTTTTCAGCTTGACCTCGAGCTTTCCTAAGCTCCGTCGCGACATCGCATTCTGCCAGCGCTTTCTTTCCAAGCTTCGTGAACGCTCGGTGCAACGGCGCGATGCACCTGAACAGTACGCCCCGCCTACTGTTGGAAAAGTAACAACCCCTCTATCGGTTACGCCGCTCTCTACGCACGAACTCCAACACGCTGAATTCTCGCTGGTGCGCCTAGCGCAGCAAGAACACTACGCTGAGGAGATTTCTGACCTCTCTGGAGGTGAACGGGTGTCCAAGTCGTCGCCACTCAAGTGGTTGAACCCGTTTGTTGACGAAAAACGTATCCTGCGAGTCGGTGGCCGGCTTCGGAACGCCAAACTGACTCACGAAAGCAAACACCCGATTGTTCTCTCTGCGCGACACCCGCTAACGGCTCTGTTGGCTAGTTACTTCCACGAGAAACTACTGCACGCAGGTCCCGCCCTCATGCTGGCCACTCTCCGCCAGAAGTACTGGATCTTGGGCGGACGAAACCTGGTGAAATCTGTCTACCATCGCTGCCACACCTGTTTCCGCAGTAAACCCACACTGGTAATCCAGAGCATAGCAGATTTGCCAGCATCGAGGGTCGCACCAACTCGTCCGTTCTCTGTCTGCGGCGTTGACTACTGCGGGCCGTTTTATATCAAGTCACCTGTACGCAACCGCGCCCCCACCAAAGTCTACGTGGCCATTTTCGTTTGCTTTTCGACCAAGGCGGTCCACATCGAGCTGGTGAGCGATTTATCCACACCAGCATTCATCGCAGCTCTACGTCGACTGGTCGCCCGCAGAGGACAGGTTGTCGAGTTGAATTCTGACAACGCGACCGCCTTCAAGGGTGCTGCGAATGCACTGCACCGTGTGTACCAGATGCTGAAGGTCGAACAAGTCGATCGGAATGAGATTTTCACCTGGTGCGCAGAGAACGGGATTCGCTGGAAATTCATCCCACCACGCGCGCCGCACTTCGGCGGACTGTGGGAGGCGGCGGTCAAATCCGCCAAAACACACCTACTCAAGACGATGGGCACCACTAGTGCCAACTACGAGGACATGCTCACACTGCTGGCGCAGATAGAGATGTGCCTCAACTCGCCCACTCACGCCCATGCCGGACGACCCGGCAGACGCTGA